One stretch of Schlesneria sp. DSM 10557 DNA includes these proteins:
- the murC gene encoding UDP-N-acetylmuramate--L-alanine ligase: MNSDSPASAHLVGICGSGMRALAEVLMDQGWSLSGSDLQPAPPAIQKLMNRGLLFRHGHAAQNIPPRTAQLVYSPAIRPDNVERKEAERRGIPQQSYSQRVSQLARPGAAVCIAGTHGKSTTTAMTAKILERANRLSGVVLGAEMCDSGRSGWIGAGDLFVAESCEFQQSFLDFHPRYNVILSVEPDHFDCYPTLPALETAFTRFASQTCGDGVLLFNADSETSTSVARHASTSARRTSFGTSLAADWRATGITQTSVGTEFQLLHHGHPISRINLPLHGLHNVGNAMAAAAITAEIGVSVETIQQGLTDFPGIRRRLERVGECRGTQLFDDYAHHPTAVKITLQTLRDIAGAARLWCVFQPHQVLRTVTLMNEFAASFAMADEVIIAPVYAARESVNQEPHAIAGQLAERISANGVKARFYPSLDQIVNTLEDAMRPGDFIVTMGAGDIDRIHYEFTRRVQ; encoded by the coding sequence ATGAACAGCGATTCCCCTGCATCGGCTCACCTTGTCGGCATTTGCGGAAGCGGCATGCGCGCATTGGCGGAAGTTCTGATGGATCAGGGTTGGTCGCTGTCCGGGTCTGACTTACAACCTGCCCCCCCCGCGATCCAGAAGTTAATGAACCGAGGCCTGTTGTTTCGCCACGGGCACGCAGCTCAGAATATTCCGCCCCGGACTGCCCAACTTGTCTACAGCCCGGCAATCCGTCCCGATAACGTTGAACGAAAAGAGGCGGAACGGCGAGGAATTCCCCAGCAATCGTACAGTCAGAGGGTGAGCCAGCTGGCACGCCCTGGGGCAGCCGTCTGCATCGCCGGAACGCACGGGAAAAGCACAACCACAGCCATGACGGCAAAAATTCTGGAGAGGGCGAACCGCCTCTCGGGTGTTGTCCTCGGCGCGGAAATGTGCGATTCAGGCCGCAGTGGCTGGATCGGCGCGGGAGATTTGTTCGTCGCCGAAAGCTGCGAATTTCAGCAGAGCTTTCTCGACTTTCACCCCAGATACAACGTCATCCTGTCCGTCGAGCCTGACCACTTCGACTGTTACCCGACCTTACCGGCCCTTGAAACCGCCTTCACCCGGTTCGCCTCGCAAACCTGCGGTGACGGTGTGCTGTTGTTTAACGCGGACTCAGAAACTTCTACCTCTGTCGCCAGGCACGCTTCGACATCGGCCCGGCGGACGTCGTTCGGAACTTCGCTGGCTGCTGACTGGCGGGCGACGGGCATCACCCAAACCTCGGTGGGAACAGAGTTTCAGCTCTTACATCACGGCCATCCCATCAGTCGGATCAACCTGCCCCTGCACGGCCTTCATAACGTCGGGAATGCGATGGCTGCCGCCGCTATCACGGCCGAAATCGGCGTTTCAGTGGAAACGATTCAGCAGGGACTGACTGACTTCCCCGGTATACGGCGTCGGTTGGAACGCGTGGGGGAATGCCGCGGAACACAGCTGTTTGATGACTACGCCCATCACCCCACGGCGGTCAAAATCACCCTGCAAACCCTGCGCGACATCGCAGGGGCAGCCCGCCTGTGGTGCGTGTTCCAACCGCATCAGGTTCTGCGGACAGTCACTTTGATGAACGAGTTTGCCGCAAGTTTCGCCATGGCCGACGAAGTTATCATCGCCCCTGTGTATGCGGCCAGGGAATCCGTGAATCAGGAACCTCACGCCATCGCCGGGCAGCTTGCGGAACGGATCTCAGCCAATGGCGTGAAGGCCAGGTTCTATCCGTCGCTTGACCAGATCGTGAACACATTAGAGGATGCAATGCGCCCCGGAGATTTCATCGTGACCATGGGGGCTGGCGACATCGACCGGATACATTATGAGTTCACTCGACGCGTTCAATGA
- a CDS encoding glycosyltransferase family 87 protein, whose protein sequence is MSVETTSSPQYRRAGWWLWLTLTVIVCSVVGLSIRNGQERSVTGAYQSAVVHWFAGEPLYNMQGHGFLYLPQAALTYAPWAFLPHTASELVWRMCMIAVLAGSLSRMTKLLGGEGRWFFIATAASVVLAWGCARNGQSTLLITGLMIYAAADLSEQRWWRATALLSLAFAFKPLALVMIMLAAVVYPKTSWRLVIGLIIVGLVPFATQRPDYVISQYQACVQNLDVTFKVGETGYWAQFFGMLQVAGVDLPSPLRTGIRLVAAASTLLACWQAARHLSPQRAALYLFSSTACYLMLFNSRTEGNTYTMVGPVYGALLAEAALVRKDRRATAWMIAAVVLTLSNYELGVLFTPRDRAIWISPLVCIGVSSYLVGRLLSEITAASGRTSEKGSDERLTNDISHARAA, encoded by the coding sequence ATGTCGGTCGAAACGACTTCGTCGCCGCAATATCGTCGAGCCGGCTGGTGGCTCTGGTTGACGCTGACCGTGATTGTCTGCTCCGTTGTGGGACTGTCGATTCGCAATGGTCAGGAACGGTCGGTGACGGGCGCATATCAGTCCGCCGTCGTCCACTGGTTTGCCGGCGAACCCCTGTACAACATGCAAGGGCATGGGTTCCTGTACCTGCCTCAGGCGGCCCTGACGTATGCACCCTGGGCCTTTCTGCCGCATACGGCTAGTGAGCTTGTCTGGCGGATGTGCATGATCGCTGTGCTCGCGGGAAGCTTGAGTCGGATGACGAAGCTGCTGGGGGGCGAGGGTCGCTGGTTTTTCATTGCCACCGCTGCCTCTGTCGTGCTCGCCTGGGGTTGTGCCCGAAATGGCCAGTCGACACTGTTGATTACCGGGTTGATGATCTACGCCGCAGCGGACTTGAGCGAACAGCGCTGGTGGCGCGCCACGGCATTGTTATCGCTCGCCTTCGCATTTAAGCCCCTGGCACTCGTCATGATCATGCTGGCCGCAGTGGTCTATCCAAAAACGTCGTGGCGTCTGGTGATCGGCCTGATCATCGTCGGGCTGGTCCCTTTCGCGACTCAGCGGCCCGACTATGTGATCTCGCAATATCAGGCCTGTGTGCAGAATCTCGATGTAACGTTCAAGGTGGGGGAAACGGGATACTGGGCCCAGTTCTTCGGCATGCTGCAGGTTGCGGGTGTGGACCTGCCGTCCCCACTTCGAACAGGAATCCGGCTCGTGGCGGCTGCTTCGACACTGCTGGCCTGCTGGCAGGCGGCACGACATTTGTCACCACAGCGAGCAGCCTTGTATCTCTTTTCGTCTACGGCCTGTTACCTGATGCTGTTTAACTCCCGTACCGAGGGGAATACCTACACGATGGTGGGACCCGTTTACGGCGCATTGCTCGCGGAAGCCGCTCTGGTCCGGAAGGACAGGCGAGCCACCGCATGGATGATTGCCGCCGTGGTTCTCACCTTGTCCAACTACGAACTCGGTGTGCTGTTTACGCCGCGCGATCGAGCGATCTGGATCTCTCCTCTCGTCTGCATCGGTGTGTCGAGCTATCTCGTGGGACGGCTTCTGAGCGAGATCACCGCCGCTTCGGGGCGCACGAGTGAGAAGGGGTCTGATGAGCGTCTCACGAATGACATTTCGCATGCCCGAGCGGCATAG
- the murB gene encoding UDP-N-acetylmuramate dehydrogenase yields MSSLDAFNEILQRDEPLAPYTWLRLGGPAQYLVTPRSVEELKQFVTVCHEEQIPIHILGGGSNLLVKDEGVSGAVIRLTSPVFAEVHIEGNKVRAGSGALLSRVISETVRAGLSGFENLAGIPGTIGGALCGNSGGRQGEISQLVTSVTGLTSLGEVVVRSQDELSFDYRQSNLNELLILEGEFELRSDDPEAISQKLKMNWIAKKAVQPLSSQSAGCIFKNPRGQRAGMLIEQAGLKGTRIGGAEISERHANFIVTYPGAKSSDVLRLIDLVRSKISEQFGVHLEPEIKIW; encoded by the coding sequence ATGAGTTCACTCGACGCGTTCAATGAAATTCTGCAACGGGACGAACCGTTGGCACCCTACACCTGGTTGCGACTTGGGGGTCCCGCCCAATATCTGGTCACACCCCGATCTGTGGAGGAGTTAAAGCAATTCGTGACTGTCTGTCATGAAGAACAGATCCCCATCCACATTCTGGGGGGCGGATCGAATCTGCTCGTCAAAGATGAAGGGGTCAGTGGAGCCGTCATTCGACTGACCTCCCCGGTCTTTGCAGAAGTGCATATCGAAGGAAACAAGGTACGGGCCGGCTCCGGTGCGCTCCTTTCACGCGTGATTTCGGAGACAGTCCGTGCCGGCCTGTCAGGTTTCGAGAATCTGGCGGGGATCCCCGGAACGATCGGCGGCGCCTTGTGCGGAAACTCCGGGGGCCGACAGGGAGAAATCTCGCAACTGGTCACCAGCGTGACGGGCCTGACCTCCCTGGGCGAAGTCGTCGTCCGCAGTCAGGATGAACTCTCGTTCGATTATCGACAAAGCAACCTGAATGAACTTCTGATTCTCGAAGGAGAGTTTGAGCTTCGCTCCGACGATCCTGAAGCCATCTCACAGAAGCTCAAGATGAACTGGATTGCCAAAAAAGCTGTTCAGCCACTCAGCTCGCAGTCTGCGGGCTGCATCTTCAAGAACCCTCGCGGTCAGCGGGCCGGTATGCTGATCGAGCAGGCGGGACTGAAAGGGACGCGGATTGGCGGTGCCGAGATCAGCGAACGTCACGCCAACTTCATCGTGACGTACCCCGGTGCCAAGTCCAGCGACGTGTTACGTTTGATCGACCTGGTCCGATCGAAGATTTCCGAGCAGTTCGGAGTCCATCTAGAGCCGGAAATCAAAATCTGGTAG
- a CDS encoding D-alanine--D-alanine ligase has translation MSPKTTPLRVAVLAGGDSEEREISLKSGQAVADALTETGHQVLQLDPAIVDVAGIDWSQFDVAFVALHGSFGEDGQVQHILDEAGVRYTGSGAVASRLAFSKSAAKEQFELFGVPTPAFTTIHYNDDLNEIRQKAEEIGYPLVVKPDTQGSSLGVSIVRNPGQLTGALRTCFQFDSVGIIEAMIEGTEWTVGLIDLQVLPAIKIETDRPFYDWQAKYEDNQTRYVFDSGVPADVVESLERVAWNACSAIGTSGLARVDLRLDAQNQAWVLEINTIPGFTDHSLLPKAAARVGIDFPVLCDRIVRSCLRKSITAHRHEVQLRPHVLLTPRERAHH, from the coding sequence ATGTCTCCCAAAACAACTCCACTGCGTGTCGCTGTCCTCGCTGGCGGGGATTCGGAAGAGCGGGAAATCAGCCTGAAAAGCGGTCAGGCAGTCGCCGACGCCCTGACCGAGACCGGGCATCAGGTGCTGCAGCTTGATCCCGCCATCGTCGATGTGGCAGGGATCGACTGGTCGCAGTTTGATGTCGCCTTCGTGGCTCTGCACGGCTCTTTCGGTGAGGACGGTCAAGTCCAGCATATTCTCGACGAAGCGGGTGTTCGCTATACCGGAAGCGGCGCCGTGGCATCGCGACTGGCATTCAGCAAGTCAGCAGCAAAAGAGCAGTTTGAACTGTTCGGTGTCCCCACCCCCGCTTTTACAACCATTCACTACAACGATGATCTCAACGAGATTCGCCAAAAAGCAGAGGAAATCGGATACCCTCTCGTCGTGAAACCCGACACTCAGGGCTCCAGCCTCGGCGTCAGCATCGTTCGAAATCCGGGTCAACTGACTGGGGCTCTTCGGACGTGTTTTCAATTCGATTCCGTCGGCATTATCGAAGCGATGATCGAAGGGACCGAATGGACCGTCGGACTGATCGACCTGCAAGTCTTGCCTGCCATCAAGATCGAAACCGATCGCCCTTTCTACGACTGGCAGGCGAAGTACGAGGACAATCAGACGCGGTACGTCTTCGACTCGGGAGTTCCCGCAGACGTGGTCGAGTCACTGGAACGAGTGGCCTGGAATGCCTGCTCGGCCATTGGGACGAGTGGTCTGGCGCGAGTCGATCTACGACTCGACGCACAGAATCAGGCGTGGGTTCTGGAAATCAACACGATCCCTGGATTTACTGATCACAGCCTGCTCCCGAAAGCGGCGGCCAGAGTCGGCATCGATTTTCCGGTACTCTGCGACCGAATTGTCCGCTCCTGCCTGCGAAAGTCGATCACCGCTCACAGGCACGAGGTTCAGCTTCGCCCTCATGTTCTCCTGACCCCACGTGAGCGAGCACACCACTAA